A stretch of Microbacterium sp. 4R-513 DNA encodes these proteins:
- the glpK gene encoding glycerol kinase GlpK, which yields MADHVLAIDQGTTSTRAIVFDAQGAIVSVAQHEHAQILPRAGWVEHDPVEIWTNTEWVMSSALSRARLGAGDLVGIGVTNQRETAIVWDRRTGRPISNAIVWQDTRTQGRIDALAAEGGSDRFAETTGLPLATYFSASKIAWILDNVAGAREAAERGDVVFGTPDTWVVWNLSGGIRGGIHVTDVTNASRTLLMDLQTLDWSDELLEVWGIPRAMMPEIRSSSEVLSETQLPGVASGAPIAGILGDQQAATFGQAAFDTGESKNTYGTGNFLLVNTGTEIVRSKHGLITTVAYRCGDEPARYALEGSIAVTGSLVQWLRDNLGIIERSEDVETLAATVDDNGGAHFVPAFSGLFAPYWRPDARGALVGLTRFVNRAHIARAALESTAFQTRDVIEAVVGDTDRTLDELRVDGGMTRDALLMQFQADILGIPVVRPQVIETTALGAAYAAGLATGLWKGRDELRAHWKEDVRFEPRMEEDERERRYRLWQKAVSKSLDWVDADVED from the coding sequence GTGGCCGACCACGTCCTGGCGATCGATCAAGGAACAACATCGACCCGGGCGATCGTCTTCGACGCCCAGGGCGCGATCGTCTCGGTCGCGCAGCACGAGCACGCGCAGATCCTGCCGCGCGCGGGCTGGGTCGAGCACGATCCCGTCGAGATCTGGACGAACACGGAATGGGTCATGTCGTCGGCCCTTTCACGGGCGCGCCTCGGCGCCGGCGACCTCGTCGGCATCGGCGTCACCAACCAGCGCGAGACGGCCATCGTGTGGGACCGGCGCACCGGCCGGCCGATCTCGAATGCGATCGTGTGGCAGGACACCCGCACGCAGGGCCGGATCGACGCGCTCGCGGCCGAGGGCGGCAGCGACCGCTTCGCCGAGACGACGGGCCTCCCGCTTGCGACGTACTTCTCGGCGTCCAAGATCGCGTGGATCCTCGACAACGTCGCCGGTGCGCGCGAGGCCGCCGAGCGCGGCGACGTGGTGTTCGGCACGCCCGACACCTGGGTCGTCTGGAACCTCTCGGGCGGCATCCGCGGCGGCATCCACGTGACCGACGTCACGAACGCGAGCCGCACCCTCCTCATGGACCTGCAGACGCTCGACTGGTCGGATGAGCTGCTCGAGGTGTGGGGCATCCCGCGCGCCATGATGCCCGAGATCCGGTCGTCATCCGAGGTCCTGAGCGAGACGCAGCTCCCGGGTGTCGCGAGCGGTGCACCGATCGCGGGGATCCTCGGCGACCAGCAGGCGGCGACCTTCGGCCAGGCCGCCTTCGACACGGGCGAGTCGAAGAACACCTACGGCACGGGCAATTTCCTCCTCGTGAACACCGGCACCGAGATCGTGCGCTCGAAGCACGGGCTCATCACGACCGTCGCCTACCGGTGCGGCGACGAGCCCGCGCGCTACGCGCTGGAGGGCTCGATCGCCGTCACCGGCTCGCTCGTGCAGTGGCTGCGCGACAACCTCGGCATCATCGAGCGGTCCGAAGACGTCGAGACCCTCGCGGCCACGGTCGACGACAACGGGGGCGCGCACTTCGTGCCGGCCTTCTCGGGCCTGTTCGCGCCGTACTGGCGGCCCGACGCGCGCGGCGCGCTCGTCGGCCTCACGCGCTTCGTCAACCGTGCGCACATCGCGCGCGCGGCGCTCGAGTCGACAGCGTTCCAGACTCGCGACGTCATCGAGGCGGTCGTCGGCGACACGGACCGCACGCTCGACGAGCTGCGCGTGGACGGAGGGATGACGCGCGACGCGCTGCTCATGCAGTTCCAGGCCGACATCCTCGGCATCCCGGTCGTCCGTCCCCAGGTGATCGAGACGACCGCGCTCGGCGCCGCGTACGCCGCAGGCCTCGCGACCGGGCTGTGGAAAGGCCGCGACGAGCTGCGCGCGCACTGGAAGGAGGACGTGCGCTTCGAGCCGCGGATGGAAGAGGACGAGCGCGAGCGCCGCTACCGTCTGTGGCAGAAGGCCGTGTCGAAGTCGCTCGACTGGGTCGACGCCGACGTCGAGGACTGA
- a CDS encoding glycerol-3-phosphate dehydrogenase/oxidase has product MTASSSKRGAGALAERPHADVLIIGGGINGLATFRELALQGVDVALVERGDFVSGASAASSHMIHGGIRYLENGEFRLVHEAVTERNGLLRIAPHYVSPLQTTIPIYSTFSGVLSAPLRFLRHGGGKPRERGAMLIKIGLVIYDSFSRNGGRVPAHSFHGRKKSLVALPRLNPKVKYTATYWDASLHDPERLALDVLRDALTAGRGRARAANYTAAVGVDDGRIVLRDLETGDETPFSASVVVNASGPWTDITNTAIGHATSYMGGTKGSHIVLDHPELLEATAGRELFFEGSDGRIVLIYPLKGRVLVGTTDLEHDMADPIVCTEEEVDYFIDLVGQVLPDIAVDRSQIVYRFSGVRPLPGHGDVAAGFVSRDYRIESAPLEGAPGTTVLSLVGGKWTTFRASGERLADHVLAVLSRARVRSTKGLPIGGGRGYPTSEAARRQWLAAHEGGFGVERAATLLDRYGTIAADVIEAIADDDDDRPLKSAPDYSTAELRHLARTEAVVHLDDILLRRTSLAFVGAVTAESAAEIAEAIAPVLGWSARKRQDEVERALVRVHAADPSWQGGRSDAATGDASRSSVPAER; this is encoded by the coding sequence ATGACGGCGTCGAGTTCGAAGCGGGGAGCGGGTGCCCTCGCGGAGCGGCCCCACGCCGACGTGCTGATCATCGGCGGCGGGATCAACGGCCTCGCGACATTCCGCGAGCTCGCCCTGCAGGGGGTGGACGTCGCCCTGGTCGAGCGCGGCGACTTCGTGAGCGGCGCGTCGGCGGCCTCGTCTCACATGATCCACGGCGGCATCCGCTACCTCGAGAACGGCGAATTCCGGCTCGTCCACGAGGCCGTGACCGAGCGCAACGGCCTGCTCCGCATCGCGCCGCACTATGTGAGCCCGCTCCAGACGACGATCCCGATCTACAGCACCTTCTCCGGCGTCCTCAGCGCCCCCCTCCGCTTCCTCCGCCACGGCGGCGGCAAGCCGCGCGAGCGCGGCGCCATGCTCATCAAGATCGGGCTCGTCATCTACGACTCGTTCTCGCGCAACGGCGGCCGCGTGCCCGCCCACTCCTTCCACGGGCGAAAGAAGTCGCTCGTCGCCCTGCCGCGCCTGAACCCGAAGGTCAAGTACACCGCGACGTACTGGGATGCCTCGCTCCACGATCCCGAGCGGCTCGCCCTCGACGTGCTGCGCGATGCGCTGACGGCCGGACGGGGCAGAGCCCGCGCCGCGAACTACACGGCGGCGGTCGGCGTGGACGATGGCCGCATCGTGCTGCGCGACCTCGAGACCGGCGACGAGACGCCGTTCTCGGCATCCGTCGTCGTCAATGCGTCGGGCCCGTGGACCGACATCACGAACACGGCCATCGGCCACGCCACGTCGTACATGGGCGGCACGAAGGGCTCGCACATCGTGCTCGACCACCCGGAGCTCCTCGAGGCGACCGCCGGCCGCGAGCTCTTCTTCGAGGGCAGCGACGGCCGCATCGTGCTCATCTACCCGCTCAAGGGCCGGGTGCTCGTCGGCACGACCGACCTCGAGCACGACATGGCCGACCCCATCGTGTGCACGGAGGAGGAGGTCGACTACTTCATCGACCTCGTCGGACAGGTGCTTCCCGACATCGCGGTCGACCGCTCGCAGATCGTCTACCGCTTCTCGGGCGTCCGGCCGCTGCCGGGTCACGGCGATGTGGCGGCCGGATTCGTGTCGCGCGACTACCGCATCGAGTCGGCGCCGCTCGAGGGTGCGCCGGGCACGACAGTGCTGAGCCTCGTGGGCGGCAAGTGGACGACGTTCCGCGCCTCCGGCGAGCGTCTCGCCGACCACGTGCTCGCTGTGCTGTCCCGGGCGCGCGTCCGTTCGACCAAGGGGCTCCCGATCGGGGGCGGCCGCGGCTATCCGACGAGCGAAGCGGCGCGTCGCCAGTGGCTCGCGGCCCACGAGGGCGGCTTCGGAGTCGAGCGTGCGGCCACGCTGCTCGACCGCTACGGTACGATCGCCGCCGATGTGATCGAGGCGATCGCCGACGATGACGACGACCGGCCCCTGAAGTCCGCGCCGGACTACAGCACGGCCGAGCTCCGCCACCTGGCCCGCACCGAGGCCGTCGTGCACCTCGACGACATCCTGCTGCGTCGGACCAGCCTCGCCTTCGTCGGTGCCGTCACCGCCGAGTCCGCCGCCGAGATCGCCGAGGCCATCGCTCCCGTCCTCGGCTGGAGTGCGCGCAAGCGCCAGGACGAGGTCGAGCGGGCGCTCGTGCGCGTGCACGCCGCGGACCCCAGCTGGCAGGGCGGGCGATCGGATGCCGCGACCGGCGACGCATCCCGATCGTCGGTCCCCGCCGAGCGATAG
- a CDS encoding sugar-binding transcriptional regulator — protein MEQLTDAATIARALTAAHLYYVQDRTMEAIAQELGTSRSTVSRLLTSARATGIVDIRIRSPFAAPQRLEERLAERFGVAAQVVPVPDDASEVDRLQRVAIAAGHALLELLHDDMTVGVAWGSTTDAVSRHLVPKAVRGTTFVQLNGSGNTHTTGLLYASEILSRFAAAYGGSAQQFPVPAFFDDPRTREAMWRERSTRRILDMQADMDLVLFSTGSAGSRVPSHVYSGGYLESAELEQLADEGVVGDIATVFFRADGSSDGITLNDRATGPSLDLLRRVPRRLCIVSGVSKLASLRGALAAQTATDLVLDEATARALLE, from the coding sequence ATGGAGCAGCTCACCGATGCCGCGACGATCGCGCGGGCGCTCACCGCGGCCCACCTGTATTACGTGCAGGACCGCACCATGGAGGCCATCGCACAGGAGCTCGGGACCTCCCGGTCGACGGTGTCGCGCCTTCTCACGTCGGCCCGCGCGACCGGCATCGTCGACATCCGCATCCGGTCTCCCTTCGCCGCCCCCCAGCGGCTCGAAGAGCGCCTCGCGGAGCGGTTCGGCGTCGCGGCGCAGGTCGTTCCCGTGCCCGACGACGCCAGCGAGGTCGACCGCCTCCAGCGGGTGGCGATCGCGGCCGGTCACGCGCTCCTCGAACTGCTCCACGACGACATGACGGTGGGGGTCGCCTGGGGATCGACGACCGACGCCGTGAGCAGACATCTCGTGCCGAAGGCGGTGCGGGGCACGACATTCGTGCAGCTGAACGGGTCGGGCAACACCCACACGACGGGACTCCTCTACGCGAGCGAGATCCTGAGCCGCTTCGCGGCGGCCTACGGCGGCAGCGCCCAGCAGTTCCCCGTTCCGGCCTTCTTCGACGACCCCCGCACGCGCGAGGCGATGTGGCGCGAGCGCAGCACGCGGCGCATCCTCGACATGCAGGCCGACATGGACCTCGTCCTGTTCAGCACCGGCTCCGCGGGCTCGCGGGTGCCGAGCCACGTCTACAGCGGCGGCTACCTGGAGTCGGCGGAGCTCGAGCAGCTGGCCGACGAAGGGGTCGTCGGTGACATCGCGACGGTGTTCTTCCGGGCGGACGGCTCGAGCGACGGCATCACGCTGAACGATCGTGCGACCGGACCGAGCCTGGACCTGCTGCGCCGGGTTCCCCGGCGCCTGTGCATCGTCTCCGGCGTCTCGAAGCTCGCGAGCCTGCGGGGCGCCCTCGCGGCGCAGACCGCGACCGATCTCGTGCTCGACGAGGCGACCGCCCGGGCCCTCCTGGAGTAG
- the ribD gene encoding bifunctional diaminohydroxyphosphoribosylaminopyrimidine deaminase/5-amino-6-(5-phosphoribosylamino)uracil reductase RibD, with the protein MRHALTLALNGPRGVNPQVGAVLLSPDGRVLAEGWHRGASTPHAEVDALSKLAPGAARGATAIVTLEPCNHTGRTGPCAEALIAAGIGRVVYSIADPGDHSSGGADRLRAAGVDVEAGLFADEATALLDSWLTVQRLGRPHVTVKWAQSLDGRAAASDGTSQWITGPAARADVHRRRALADAIVAGTGTVLADDPALTARDASGALLGHQPTPVVLGVRPVPDDAAVRRHPLPLLQYRGDDLGAVLADLRQRGVQRVFVEGGPTVASAFLRAGLVDELLAYVAPVLLGGDRLALTDIGVKTIGDARRLDVASVDRLGDDLLIVARPRPSEAVTVPAGAVHEDEEGDA; encoded by the coding sequence ATGCGGCACGCGCTGACGCTGGCCCTCAACGGACCCCGCGGAGTCAACCCGCAGGTGGGCGCCGTACTGCTGTCGCCGGACGGCCGCGTGCTCGCCGAGGGGTGGCACCGCGGTGCGAGCACTCCGCACGCCGAGGTCGACGCCCTCTCCAAGCTCGCACCCGGTGCGGCGCGCGGAGCGACGGCGATCGTGACGCTCGAGCCCTGCAACCACACGGGACGCACGGGGCCGTGCGCCGAGGCGCTCATCGCCGCCGGCATCGGTCGCGTCGTGTACTCGATCGCCGATCCTGGCGACCACTCGTCCGGTGGCGCGGACCGCCTGCGCGCGGCCGGCGTCGACGTCGAGGCGGGGCTCTTCGCCGATGAGGCCACTGCGCTCCTCGACTCCTGGCTCACGGTGCAGCGCCTCGGACGCCCCCACGTGACCGTCAAGTGGGCCCAGAGCCTCGACGGGCGGGCGGCGGCCTCCGACGGCACGAGCCAGTGGATCACCGGGCCCGCGGCCCGCGCGGACGTGCACCGCCGGCGCGCCCTGGCCGACGCGATCGTCGCCGGGACGGGGACCGTTCTGGCGGACGATCCGGCGCTGACGGCTCGGGATGCCTCGGGCGCACTGCTCGGGCATCAGCCCACCCCCGTCGTGCTCGGCGTCCGGCCGGTGCCCGACGACGCGGCCGTGCGGCGGCATCCCCTCCCCCTTCTGCAGTACCGTGGCGACGACCTGGGCGCCGTCCTCGCGGATCTGCGCCAGCGCGGGGTGCAGCGGGTGTTCGTCGAGGGCGGCCCGACCGTCGCGAGCGCATTCCTGCGCGCGGGCCTCGTCGACGAGCTGCTCGCCTACGTCGCGCCAGTGCTTCTCGGAGGAGATCGGCTCGCGCTCACCGACATCGGCGTCAAGACCATCGGCGACGCGCGGCGGCTGGACGTGGCATCCGTCGACCGGCTCGGCGACGACCTGCTGATCGTCGCGCGCCCGCGACCGAGCGAGGCCGTGACGGTGCCCGCCGGCGCTGTTCACGAAGACGAAGAAGGAGACGCCTGA
- a CDS encoding riboflavin synthase: MFTGIVEEIGEVTAVEPSGDGVRLTVRAPQAVSDAAHGDSISISGVCLTVVDQGEDWFTADVMKQTLDMSTLAEVGPGLAVNVERATRAHGRLGGHIVQGHIDGTGEVLEVRRGEQWRVLRISLAADHAPLVVDKGSIAVDGVSLTVSAVSGAGSPTQWFEVSLIPETLEATTLGARRAGDVVNLETDILARHVQRLLAFTSPAAAQAADSPAALAASTEGGSR; the protein is encoded by the coding sequence ATGTTCACGGGAATCGTCGAAGAGATCGGCGAGGTCACCGCGGTCGAGCCCTCGGGCGACGGGGTGCGGCTCACCGTCCGGGCGCCGCAGGCCGTCTCGGATGCCGCGCACGGCGACTCGATCTCGATCAGCGGAGTGTGCCTCACGGTGGTCGACCAGGGTGAGGACTGGTTCACCGCCGACGTGATGAAGCAGACGCTCGACATGTCCACACTCGCCGAGGTCGGCCCTGGGCTCGCCGTCAACGTCGAGCGTGCGACCCGCGCGCACGGCCGGCTGGGCGGACACATCGTGCAGGGGCACATCGACGGCACCGGCGAGGTGCTCGAAGTGCGCCGGGGCGAGCAGTGGCGCGTCCTGCGCATCTCGCTCGCCGCCGACCACGCGCCGCTCGTCGTCGACAAGGGCTCGATCGCCGTTGACGGCGTGTCGCTCACGGTGAGCGCGGTCAGCGGCGCCGGTTCGCCCACCCAGTGGTTCGAGGTCTCGCTGATCCCCGAGACCCTCGAGGCGACGACCCTCGGCGCACGGCGCGCAGGTGACGTCGTCAACCTCGAGACCGACATCCTGGCCCGTCACGTGCAGCGGCTGCTGGCTTTCACCTCTCCCGCAGCCGCCCAGGCCGCCGACTCCCCCGCGGCCCTCGCCGCATCCACGGAAGGAGGCTCGCGATGA
- the ribA gene encoding GTP cyclohydrolase II — protein sequence MSLATIPDALEALRAGRPIIVADDENRENEGDVVLSAELATPEWVAWTVRWSSGFICAPMPAEWADRLDLPPMVAVNEDARGTAYTVSVDAADRVSTGISAADRAHTLNVLADPSSTPTSVIRPGHILPLRAVDGGVRERGGHTEAAVELMRLAGLKPVGAIAEVVAEDGSMMRLPGLIELGERDGVPVITIEQLVAYLEENEPLQASAPTAHKRRVSLRAEAHVPTAHGSFRFLAYKDRITGTDHIAVVSGEITDGAPLVRVHSECLTGEAFGSLKCECGPQLEAALDAIEQDGGVVVYMRGHEGRGIGLINKLRAYSLQERGLDTVDANLALGLPADARDYAAAAGILADLGIEKVRLLTNNSDKVKQLRELGLDIVEQVPLLVGVGPNNHQYLETKRDRMGHIIDEQELADALAEMKESHVSGGAGA from the coding sequence ATGAGCCTTGCCACGATCCCCGACGCCCTGGAAGCGCTGCGCGCCGGGCGCCCGATCATCGTCGCCGACGATGAGAACCGCGAGAACGAGGGCGACGTCGTGCTCTCGGCGGAGCTCGCGACGCCCGAGTGGGTCGCGTGGACCGTGCGGTGGTCGAGCGGCTTCATCTGCGCGCCCATGCCCGCCGAGTGGGCCGACCGCCTCGACCTTCCTCCGATGGTCGCGGTGAACGAGGACGCCCGTGGCACCGCCTACACCGTGAGCGTCGACGCGGCCGACCGCGTCTCGACCGGCATCAGCGCCGCCGATCGCGCGCACACGCTGAACGTCCTCGCCGACCCCTCGTCGACGCCGACGAGCGTCATCCGCCCCGGGCACATCCTGCCGCTGCGGGCCGTCGACGGCGGTGTGCGCGAGCGCGGCGGCCACACCGAGGCGGCCGTCGAGCTGATGCGCCTGGCGGGCCTCAAGCCCGTCGGTGCGATCGCCGAGGTCGTCGCGGAAGACGGATCGATGATGCGCCTGCCCGGACTCATCGAACTCGGCGAGCGCGACGGAGTGCCCGTCATCACGATCGAGCAGCTCGTCGCCTATCTCGAGGAGAACGAGCCGCTCCAGGCATCCGCTCCGACGGCGCACAAGCGCCGGGTGAGTCTGCGCGCCGAGGCCCACGTCCCGACCGCGCACGGCAGCTTCCGCTTCCTCGCGTACAAGGACCGCATCACCGGCACCGACCACATCGCGGTCGTCTCCGGGGAGATCACCGACGGCGCGCCGCTCGTGCGCGTGCACTCGGAGTGCCTGACGGGCGAGGCGTTCGGCTCGCTCAAGTGCGAGTGCGGTCCGCAGCTCGAAGCCGCCCTCGACGCCATCGAACAGGACGGCGGAGTCGTCGTCTACATGCGCGGCCACGAGGGCCGGGGCATCGGGCTCATCAACAAGCTCCGCGCCTACAGCCTGCAGGAGCGGGGTCTCGACACGGTCGACGCCAACCTCGCGCTGGGCCTTCCGGCCGACGCACGCGACTACGCGGCCGCGGCCGGCATCCTCGCCGACCTCGGCATCGAGAAGGTGCGTCTGCTGACCAACAACTCGGACAAGGTCAAGCAGCTGCGCGAGCTGGGTCTCGACATCGTCGAGCAGGTCCCGCTCCTCGTGGGCGTCGGCCCGAACAACCACCAGTACCTCGAGACGAAGCGCGACCGGATGGGTCACATCATCGACGAGCAGGAGCTCGCCGACGCCCTCGCCGAGATGAAGGAGTCCCACGTGAGCGGAGGGGCCGGCGCATGA
- the ribH gene encoding 6,7-dimethyl-8-ribityllumazine synthase, which produces MSGKGAPIVGGSDATGLEIVVIAGTWHDVITDGLIAGAQRTLDAANASWQLVRVPGSFELPVAAKAALDAGADAVVALGVIIRGGTPHFDFVSNAATDGLTRVAIDTGKPVGFGVLTLDDEQQGIDRAGLPGSKEDKGAEAADAAIRTALVLRELRESRRRPAGF; this is translated from the coding sequence ATGAGCGGCAAGGGAGCGCCGATCGTCGGCGGGAGCGACGCGACAGGGCTCGAGATCGTCGTCATCGCGGGAACGTGGCACGACGTCATCACCGACGGCCTGATCGCCGGCGCGCAGCGCACGCTCGATGCCGCCAACGCGTCGTGGCAGCTCGTGCGCGTTCCGGGGTCGTTCGAGCTGCCGGTGGCCGCGAAGGCGGCACTGGATGCCGGTGCCGACGCCGTGGTGGCGCTCGGCGTCATCATCCGCGGCGGCACGCCGCACTTCGACTTCGTGTCGAACGCGGCGACGGACGGTCTGACGCGGGTCGCCATCGACACAGGCAAGCCCGTGGGATTCGGGGTTCTCACCCTCGACGACGAGCAGCAGGGCATCGACCGCGCGGGTCTGCCCGGGTCGAAGGAGGACAAGGGCGCCGAGGCCGCGGATGCCGCGATCCGCACGGCTCTCGTACTCCGCGAGCTGCGCGAGTCCCGCCGTCGGCCGGCCGGGTTCTGA
- a CDS encoding Fe-S protein — MEILRHVVLLVHLVGFAILFGAWVVELVNRRRQVTRLMEWGLAIAGVAGLALAAPWGIDYDLNYVKIGTKLVILLVIGALLGIGMGRQKKTGSVPAGIFWSIGILTLVNAGIAVLWR, encoded by the coding sequence ATGGAGATCCTTCGCCACGTCGTCCTGCTCGTCCACCTCGTCGGCTTCGCGATCCTCTTCGGAGCGTGGGTCGTCGAACTCGTCAACCGTCGCCGGCAGGTCACCCGCCTGATGGAATGGGGTCTGGCCATCGCGGGTGTCGCCGGCCTCGCCCTCGCCGCTCCGTGGGGCATCGACTACGACCTCAACTACGTCAAGATCGGCACCAAGCTCGTCATCCTGCTCGTCATCGGAGCCCTCCTCGGCATCGGCATGGGCCGCCAGAAGAAGACCGGCTCGGTGCCGGCCGGCATCTTCTGGTCGATCGGCATCCTGACGCTCGTCAATGCGGGCATCGCGGTGCTCTGGCGCTGA
- a CDS encoding MFS transporter: MSSTATSPSRTAAPANPRSRVITASLVGTTIEFYDFYAYATAAVLVFPILFFPTGNDTTALLASFGVFGAAMVARPLGAIVFGHFGDRFGRKATLVASLLTMGIATFLIGCLPTYNDIGWWAAFLLLILRLAQGFALGGEWSGAALVATENAPRGKRAWYGTFPQLGAPLGFIIANGVFLAINFLLPHPDGGAQRSEAFLAWGWRVPFLFSAVMVIIGLWVRLRLVESETFAKAEQKGAIRKFPLAVVIRHHWKELILGTFIMLATYVLFYLMTNFTLSYGTKAASVDVAAAAAAAQAEAAGKTFDATAFAAQFYPGLGFGYTDFVIMQIIGVVFFGIFTLLSGPIADAIGRRKLLIWVTVLIIVFGLTFNLFLLPQADPKFTGAMVQAFLVFGFMLMGATFGPMGAVLPELFPTNVRYSGSAISYNVSSILGAALAPIVAVALWAATGGSPWLVGLYLSAMAVLTLIALLFSKETKDIDYDDNIGVGVTGSL; the protein is encoded by the coding sequence ATGTCTTCCACCGCAACTTCCCCATCCCGCACGGCTGCGCCTGCCAACCCCCGCTCGCGTGTCATCACCGCCAGCCTCGTCGGCACCACGATCGAGTTCTACGACTTCTACGCGTACGCGACGGCGGCCGTCCTGGTCTTCCCGATCCTCTTCTTCCCCACCGGGAACGACACCACGGCACTGCTCGCCTCGTTCGGCGTCTTCGGTGCGGCCATGGTCGCGCGCCCCCTCGGCGCGATCGTGTTCGGCCACTTCGGCGACCGCTTCGGCCGCAAGGCGACGCTCGTGGCATCCCTTCTCACGATGGGGATCGCGACGTTCCTCATCGGCTGCCTCCCCACCTACAACGACATCGGCTGGTGGGCGGCCTTCCTCCTGCTCATCCTGCGACTCGCGCAGGGCTTCGCGCTCGGCGGGGAGTGGTCGGGGGCGGCACTCGTCGCGACCGAGAACGCCCCTCGCGGAAAGCGCGCCTGGTACGGCACGTTCCCGCAGCTCGGGGCTCCCCTCGGCTTCATCATCGCGAACGGGGTCTTCCTCGCGATCAACTTCCTGCTCCCCCACCCGGACGGCGGTGCCCAGCGCTCCGAGGCATTCCTCGCCTGGGGCTGGCGCGTGCCGTTCCTGTTCTCGGCCGTCATGGTGATCATCGGCCTCTGGGTGCGCCTGCGGCTCGTGGAATCCGAGACGTTCGCGAAGGCGGAGCAGAAGGGCGCGATCCGCAAGTTCCCGCTCGCCGTGGTCATCCGTCACCACTGGAAGGAGCTGATCCTCGGCACCTTCATCATGCTGGCGACCTACGTGCTCTTCTACCTGATGACGAACTTCACCCTGTCGTACGGCACGAAGGCGGCGAGCGTCGACGTCGCGGCTGCGGCTGCGGCGGCGCAGGCGGAGGCCGCCGGCAAGACCTTCGATGCGACGGCGTTCGCGGCGCAGTTCTATCCCGGACTCGGCTTCGGCTACACCGACTTCGTCATCATGCAGATCATCGGCGTGGTGTTCTTCGGCATCTTCACGCTGCTGTCGGGACCCATCGCCGACGCGATCGGCCGCCGCAAGCTCCTCATCTGGGTGACGGTCCTCATCATCGTCTTCGGCCTCACGTTCAACCTCTTCCTGCTGCCGCAGGCGGACCCGAAGTTCACGGGCGCGATGGTGCAGGCGTTCCTCGTGTTCGGGTTCATGCTCATGGGCGCGACGTTCGGGCCGATGGGCGCCGTGCTGCCCGAGCTCTTCCCGACGAACGTCCGCTACTCCGGCTCGGCGATCTCGTACAACGTCTCGTCGATCCTCGGTGCCGCGCTGGCGCCGATCGTCGCTGTGGCGCTGTGGGCCGCGACGGGCGGTTCGCCGTGGCTTGTCGGCCTCTACCTGTCGGCCATGGCGGTCCTCACCCTCATCGCGCTCCTCTTCTCCAAGGAGACGAAGGACATCGACTACGACGACAACATCGGCGTCGGGGTGACCGGCTCGCTCTGA